A section of the Hypomesus transpacificus isolate Combined female chromosome 1, fHypTra1, whole genome shotgun sequence genome encodes:
- the gabra4 gene encoding gamma-aminobutyric acid receptor subunit alpha-4 produces MVSAKKEMWTAMHPSYIWTVFYLLCWSACIRRITGQVKKDERIYPENFTRILDRLLDGYDNRLRPGFGGPVTEVKTDIYVTSFGPVSDVEMEYTMDVFFRQTWVDRRLRYEGPIEILRLNNLMVTKVWTPDTFFRNGKKSVAHNITAPNKLFRIMKNGTILYTMRLTIIAQCPMKLVDFPMDGHACPLKFGSYAYPKTEIIYTWTKGPEHSVEVPPESSSLVQYDLIGQTVSSETVKSITGEYVVMTVHFHLKRKMGYFMIQTYIPCIMTVILSQVSFWINKESVPARTVFGITTVLTMTTLSISARHSLPKVSYATAMDWFIAVCFAFVFSALIEFAAVNYFTNAQLERAKRRPGRCPPAPQTTPVKARDTEEVLQRNLDTNGHLRKRMTSTSQDPHAGVTKQPHASSQSCSTTVMTGSSSSLSCSSPKSTSQSNAASSTLTVKNLPPAPPSTPAVPGDTPSRESTGSSSLQNLLGPKLEHIHTMGNKMEPKQSPCSQPTTAGMGGTSKIDKYARILFPVSFGAFNMVYWVVYLSKETMETKVG; encoded by the exons CATAAGGAGGATCACTGGACAGGTAAAAAAGGATGAAAGAATTTATCCAGAGAATTTCACCCGCATTTTGGACAGACTTCTGGACGGCTATGACAACCGGCTGCGACCGGGGTTTGGGG GTCCAGTGACAGAAGTAAAAACAGACATTTATGTGACCAGTTTTGGACCTGTCTCTGATGTGGAAATG GAGTACACCATGGACGTGTTCTTCCGTCAGACTTGGGTGGACAGGAGGCTGAGGTACGAGGGGCCCATTGAGATCCTGAGGCTCAACAACCTGATGGTGACCAAGGTCTGGACCCCAGACACCTTCTTCAGGAACGGCAAGAAGTCTGTGGCTCACAATATCACTGCCCCCAATAAGCTGTTCCGTATCATGAAGAACGGCACCATCCTCTACACCATGAG GTTGACCATCATTGCACAATGTCCCATGAAGCTGGTGGACTTCCCCATGGATGGCCATGCCTGCCCTCTAAAGTTTGGAAGCT ATGCATACCCCAAAACAGAAATTATCTACACTTGGACCAAAGGACCAGAACATTCCGTTGAGGTTCCCCCAGAGTCTTCCAGCCTGGTGCAGTACGATCTGATTGGCCAAACTGTGTCCAGTGAAAcggtcaaatccatcacag GTGAATATGTGGTGATGACGGTGCACTTCCACCTGAAACGGAAAATGGGCTACTTCATGATCCAGACGTACATCCCCTGCATAATGACAGTCATTCTCTCTCAAGTGTCATTCTGGATAAATAAAGAGTCAGTACCTGCCCGGACAGTGTTCG GCATCACCACAGTGCTGACCATGACCACCCTGAGCATCAGCGCCCGACACTCCCTACCCAAGGTTTCGTATGCCACGGCCATGGACTGGTTCATCGCTGTCTGTTTTGCATTTGTGTTCTCTGCCCTCATCGAGTTTGCTGCTGTAAACTACTTCACCAACGCCCAGCTGGAGAGAGCaaagaggaggccagggaggtgCCCCCCCGCGCCCCAGACCACACCTGTGAAGGCCAGGGACACAGAGGAGGTGCTGCAG AGAAACCTTGACACGAATGGACACCTGCGCAAGAGGATGACTTCCACCTCTCAGGACCCCCACGCAGGAGTAACTAAGCAACCACATGCCTCCAGCCAATCCTGTTCAACCACAGTGATGACTGGCAGCTCCTCCAGCCTATCGTGTTCCAGCCCCAAGTCCACAAGCCAATCTAATGCAGCTTCGTCCACCTTGACGGTGAAGAATCTGCCCCCAGCTCCACCATCCACGCCAGCCGTGCCCGGAGACACGCCGTCCAGGGAGAgcactggctcctcctccctccagaacCTCCTGGGCCCCAAGCTGGAGCACATCCACACGATGGGAAACAAGATGGAGCCCAAGCAGTCTCCATGCTCCCAGCCCACCACTGCAGGAATGGGCGGGACCAGTAAAATCGACAAGTATGCCCGCATTCTCTTCCCAGTGTCGTTCGGGGCTTTCAACATGGTCTACTGGGTGGTGTACCTGTCCAAAGAGACCATGGAGACCAAAGTAGGATAG